The genomic DNA AAATGCCATGTCTCCAGCTTTCATCTCCCCCTCTAAGGTTTTGATTTTGTCTCTAAGTGAGGAGATCTCAGCAGTCATGTTTACGATCTTCAGGTTCATTGTCTGACTCTTGAGTGCTGCCTCCCTCCTCACTGCATCTATCCTCCCAGCTTCCTCTGCTCTCAGGAACTGGTAAAGCTTCTGAAACTCTCCTTTGATGGTCTTCTCTGTATCCTGGGCCTGGAGctgaggagaaacacaattCTGATGGAAGACAAGATACAATGTTTGCTTTAGCTTCAATAGCATTGTATGTCTGTAACTTACCTTAATGTGGTTAGCCATTTTATCATATCTGAGTTTTTCTGCTTCAAACGTCCCCAGTTCGCTCTTTAAGTGCATCACCTCAATCTTGATTTTAGTCTATAAATAAAGTGAATAATTATTACATAGTATACGGGAGATCACTTAGTTAGGTTTCACttagattatttaaaaaacatttgttaaCTTTTGTTAACtaccaaattaaaaacaaatatccaTGCACTGCTTACTCTGTGCTCTTCTGCTGCTTCGTTGATGGGGACACAGTTGTGTTTCTTATGTTGTTTTGCATCCCTGCAAACCACACAGATGAGCTGCTGATCATTCTGACAGAAGAGTCTGAGTTTCTCCTTGTGCAGACTGCAGAGCTCCTTAGATGCTAATGCAGCCTGACTCCTCTCTCTTCTCAGGTTGTCAGAGAGATTTCTCAGTGCCAGGTTACGTGGTGCCCGAGACATAGGAAATATTTCTTTACAGACCGGGCAAGCCTGAAGGCTACTCTGCCTCCACCACTCCTCAAGACAGTACTTACAGAAGCTGTGACCACACAGCAAGACAACAGGATCCTTAAATATATCACAACAAACAGGGCAGGTGCAGTCCAGCTCAGACTGTGATACATTAGAAGCCATTTTGTCGTTTTTTTCCTTAAGCAGCCTTACTTTCACTTTCAAAGAGTCACTCCAGTTTGCTCAAATTTAGTACTCACGGTTGAAGCAGCTTCAAAAACTCTTATTAACTGACCTTAACAACTATTATAACTATTTAATGGATTATCTTTTATGGATtatctatcctgttattctttTGAAAATCTACATACAGGACAGCTGTGGGTGCAGATGTCATTTCTTTCTTCCTGTCCACTAAGAAGAAAAGAACACTGGGGGAGGAGCTTTCTTTGACCCTGTGAGACAATCACATGATTTGCACTAGAAGGAGGAAATACTTTTGTAGCGGAGGTGTGGTCCCAGgcgcggctgcaggggaggagtggtgcagtgagctcaacGGGGCGGTGCTAGAGACTCaggtgagaacagctgatggcgtTTGGGCTGATGACGGTTTCCTTCCCCTTTTTTAGTGAGAGGATAGGAGCGGAGGGGGAGCGGGGATCAGCTGAGACCGGAGCTGTCCAGACTACGGACTGTCACAATAAAtgaaagctaaaaataaacgtGGCACCTGACAGTaaagaactgtgtgtgtgtgtgtgtgtgtgtgtgtgtgtgtgtgtgtgtgtgtgtgtgtgtgtgtgtgtgtgtgtgtgtgtgtgtgtgtgtgtgaagtgctTCTCACAACTTTCTTCCTGGTTGGTTTCTGTTaagcaaagacagagagggggaCAGAGAGACTACACTTAAGGCTTGTATTACAATAACGCTCCCCtgagtttctttaaaaaaaagtattttacaaCAGGGGTGCCAGACTTCCAGCCTGCAGGCCACATACGGCAGTTAATAATGTCAATTGTTAATTGCCCAATTGTTATTGGCTCTGCTGAGAATCTATGCAGGTAGGGATGGGGGGCACACCatgtggccaatcacatgcaAAGAAAGAGTTGGCTCATACCATTATGTGAAAGAAGGAAGGAGATCTGtgttctccaaaagttgattctgttcatctgaatgtagcgttttcagtgggagaaacatttcgtcactcatccaagtgacttcttcagtctcagctgactgcaggtttccccaatcttataaacagtacattcgcataatgactgaaaccagcccactgagggaacaatgggctgggaagTCAGTTACTTCATCATGATTATGCAAAttccattcacagagagttgcggaatggctgcaatcacagcattataagatggtgaaagatgtacccttaggccccctcctcaattcaaagatggtctttcccttttcaagtaaatggcctccttgactctgcactcaaaccagcgttcctccctgtccaggatgtgtacatcctcatcattgaaagagtgtccactggcctgtaggtttagatagactgcagagtcctggcttgacaaggtagctcttctgtgttgtgccatccacttcgccagaggttgtttggtttctccggtgtataaatcctggcaatcctcctggcacttaacagtgtacactatgttactctgtttgtgtcgggggacgcgatccttggggtggaccaatttttggtgcagcgtgttttggggtttgaaagccaccgagacccggtgtttagaaaagATGCGTCTCAACTGCTCCGATAATCCTGACACatacgggatcactacaggtttttgcTTAGTCAATGGCTAAGAGAAAACCTGTAGGCCTGAATGGGCACTTAAATCCGTCTCTAATTCTTAACTTGTTTGATCTGCTGCTCACCACAAACAAGCACAAGGActttttggacttttaattGTTTTAGAGTTTTTCATACTGATAAAAACCTCCATTCATACTACACAAAATAATTAAGTAATAAGCAGTTAAAACCTGTTGAACCCTAATACCCCCGGTACCAGGCTAAaacatttcaacaaccaccaaacagctaaaataaTTGAAGAGCAGGTAACCCGATTCCACCAAAAgatgtaaacaaaaaacatgtatcTTTCACCCAATGAACATGCCATCAGGAGCTGCAAGCAGACATCTCACAGATTCCAAAAGTGCAGGTTTCCTTACTAAGCAAATTTCACAGAACCAGGAGCAAAAGAAGACACTGTCATGAATTTTGCCTTACCTACGCTGTCTTGCTTCCACGTTTTATTTATACTTATTTCATATTGTAAGTCATGTGCCatgtaaagtgccttgaggtgattCTTGATCCAGTTTGGTGGTACATATATAAAAACTGAAGTGATTTAACATTAGAAATTCTGAAGCAGATACATACTGGGTAAAAGTCATGTATGGCTACGTAGAATCTGAGATCACGTATTTTCCAAATTGACGATTAACTTACATCAAGTCACTGTTACAAGCAAAAGCACACCACCAATCATTTTTCTTCCATTCTCTTCCCCCCACCAATCGTTTTTCTCATGGCCATGCATTTGCGTGAAGGCACACACATAAGCTACATCCATCAGATTCTAGACAGTGAAAATGTCTAATGATTTGTCCTCTGACCACTGCAGCAGCTATCAAAGGCTAACTGTTTTAACATGACAGCACTCACCACCATGTGGCTACTACAGTTCCCGCTCTCCCCgctctactttaaaaaaaaatgtggagtCTGTCTGTCCCCTCCCGCTTAATGTAACCAACTTGAGACATGGCATTGATTTGATTCAACTGTTGGGTTATCTACATCTCTCACACTACGCAGTGTGAGGTCAGTTACACAGCTTTTCCCACTTACCTACAGGCTGGCATAATTATTAGAGCAGGGTGCTGTGGTGCGACTGTTTCTATACTTAAATATTATGTCCATAACCATAAAACATTCAATCTACATAAAGCCTAGTGTTCTGGATCTGGCCACAGTAGCATCCCAAGGGTGGTGCTGTAAAGCCGTCCAGAGCCACAATTAGATGGAGAGAGTTGGAAGAAATACTGGATGGTGGCCGGGACTGAACGAGAGCACAGCTGATGGTAAACTAATTTTGTTGGCCTGATACCCCTAcccaatacacacacatacacacacacaaaccacatGCTTCTAAGTGAAACACAGACACTGCACTGTGCTTTCACACATGAGAGTAGCCTCTCGAGCCTCTGAATGTAGGACGAAATCACACACTTTCCTGCTCTTTCCATCTTGCTTCTCAGCTGCTCTAACACACACTTGATCTCCATCTCAGCGAGTAAGGCATATGCTCCATCATCTGCCTCCAGGGACAAAAGACTAAATACTGGGAAGTAGTTCAGTGAGACACCAAGTGTTGGAGAAAAGTGTTGTATGATATTTGAAATGTGTTTGGAGACTTTGGAGAACATTTTTGATAcagtatacatatatatattacaaaatCTCAAAGCATTTTTTTAGACCTCTAAAGCTCATCTCAGCTCATTAAAATGACATAATTAGACGTTAGACCTTCATGCATGCAAAAAGGTGTAACTGTAAACTGACCTCATTTAGAATCCGCAAATCCATTAACATGCAAATCATTCCTCGCCTCTGTAAACCCTACTCACAAGTTCTCTTGTGACAAAGGGGTGGGCTACACTGCtgaagtgtgtgttttgttaagCAAAACACACACTTGTTAGTAAGGCCTTATCAGTGCCTTATTAGTAAATCAGGAAGTCTGTAACCCAGCTAGGGCACCGTTCTGGTGGGTCAGAGGAGAGAAAAGACCTCATGTCCATCCCCTCCTGCCTGGCCATGCAAATCACACACTACATTTCTTTCAAGTGCAAATTTTCTCCCTGGATatatcttcttcttctgttcaaTGCACAATAAAactcacctcaaggtgctttattatTGCAGGGTAGAGactcaacaaaaataaagagaaaactttTTAGATGaccaaaaatgaataaacacttggcgacagtgggaaagaaaaactcctttttaagaggaagaaacatcAGATAAAACAAGACCAGGGAGGAACAACATGTGCAATGACCAGttggggaggagggggggaaaGAGCAGAGAAAGACGGGAGAAAAGACTTGACTCACATTAAGAAGGTGAGTTTAATAACTGTAAATATTCTTAAGATAAATGTGTCAGAAACTTTCACTGTCTGAATgcaaactgttatttttttaatgattaactaagttaaaacaaaacaaaaagaaattttGAGGAGCAATGTAACCAGAGGAGCAGCTCTGCAGCAGGGCATTACATGAATTTACGACGTGTGAAATGTTTCCTTTGTTCTTCCCTGTGGCAGCTTGCGCCGGGCAATTACAGAAGGCAGTGACCTGAAGTGAGATCATTACCCCCACAACCTATCATCAGCCCACATCATTTTTGTCCAGTATGATATGATTGACGCAGGAAAACTTTTCATATGCTCTTTATCAGCTCTTGCAGTAACACGGGGTTGGTGGTAACATGAAAGTAGCTTTTGCCTTCTGCGTTTCCACCTTAAATAGCTGTTAGAAGTGTAATTTATCATCATGTTTTCCCAGTATTGTGGTAAAATCTTACACCGAGCCGTGGCACCTTGCCAAAGTCTAAATTGCTCCAcacttcttctgtttttttctgggCACTCGGCCCCTGAAATAAACTCCATTTGCCATTCCATTTTGCAAACCAATTTGAGATGTAGGGTGGGGGCAGGAAAGGGAGAGGTATAGGTTAGCTGTAGTAATAACCATAAATCACCTCTGAAATGCTGCCATGTCACATGCCACACTGCACCACTAATGACCGGACCCATCTTTCACTGGGTATTTTTATCTGTGTGCCCTGACACTCGACTTCTGGAATCGTCCTCTCGTTTTACGTCGTCAGCACCTCGGCCAGGACTGAGCACAAGTTCCTCACATATCTATAAATACCAGCCAGCTAAATGGCATTTTCTCTCAACCCACCCCCTGCTTGGCAAGAACCGGGAGCTCTGTGACTTGgcacacagactcacagtcCTACGCCACGAAACATCTTGGGGCTTAGCCCCCCCGCACCCCACCCCAGCGTCACCCTCCAGAGAACAGCTGGCCAAAAAAATAGATCCATCTGCCACTGCCTTCAAATTCCAAAGTGGTCTCAGTTTAATTGAAAAAGCGTCAATCGGGCTTCACAAAATcgtgtaaaacatgacaaatATCGGCACTGCGGCTCTGCTTTAGGCCGCCTGTTGGATTAACTCTTTAGACTGCTGATGTAGCTGAAGCATTAACATACCGTACGTCAGCGCATGTCGGCTCATACGCACAGgcagtctcacacacaccaagaggaacacacaaacacctgtACATGCTTCCTTTGTGCAGAATGTTCTGCCAAGTTTTTTAAGCTTGCTGACATGCGGCACTAGAGACTGCAGTTCAGCAACAGCTTCTTGCTATTCTGGGATGTGTCACAGCACGAGGTTTTAATTCATTCTGCCAGAATGTGTCAATCACTTAGCAGCGGGGTCCAGGCCCGGGTTCTGCTGCTGGACTGAGAAGCAGGAAGGCACAACAGGCTAGGCCTTATTAAAGGAGTCAAACAAGGATTCAGCTAAACTGTGCTATTCATAGACTTTCTTCAGAGGTGGGGTGTTAGAGGGGGCGAGGGGGTAGCACAGGTAAAACAGACTGACACGTGCACAACAACAAGTTGGCTGTTTACATAGTTTAAACTAGGTGACAAATAAGAAAATGAGACTGATATTTCCAAGTGTTTATATTAAAAGAGAGTGGGGGTACTAGTCACAGAGCACTGTGCTTCACCTCCTTTCAAGATAACACTCTAAGTCTATTTtataaagcatttttttctaattGCTGTGTATTTGAGAGAAAATGCAACTAcagctttctctttcttctgcCATCAGGGTACCATTTGCCATGCAAGTTCCTGTACACAAGCCATGCCAAGGGTTTGAATTTGACCCGCCCAATGCGGTGCCAAAACACACATATCAGTCATGATGCTATGTCATGCCAGCTACAAATGGCATCAAATGACTTTGCACTACTTATCCTGTCCAATTCCATGTGATAAATGATGAAAAAGTTAAATTGTGCAGTAGTGTGACTTTGGAAGATGACAGACCTCATTTCTGTGCCCTGTCATTTGGTGATCACTGTAAAAAATGAACATCGTGAAAGCGGCTATGAAACTTAATGTGAGATACGTCTTTCCTTTCTTacccacaaacacaaagaaagatatttACTTCCATTAGAAGGTATAGTTTTGGTAAAGGGCTGCTCCCACTTTCCTGCCTTTTCTTTAGGGCGACTTGACTTTTTGTCTCTGGGATTGCCAGTTAAACTGCCAGCCAGTCCAACaaggaaattttttttttgttttttagtgtttGTGCAAAGCATTTGAAACCACAGAAACTTTGGCTCTTTTCATCTTACATAATATTACCAAGAAAACTTTGCACATAAACaaaaattgtgtgtttgtgagtgtgtgtatgcgaGGGATAGTAAAAGAAAGTAGTGGAAAGCATTTTTCACTTtcttgtatctgtgtgtgtgtgtgtgtgtgtgtgtgtgtgtgtgtgtgtgtgtgtgtgtgtgtgtgtgtgtgtgtgtgtgtgggcatgcGTGTGTGAACATTAACAGGATCTCTAAAGCAACAATCAGCGATCAGTCAGAGTGGTCGCTGACATCACGATCTTAAAT from Maylandia zebra isolate NMK-2024a linkage group LG15, Mzebra_GT3a, whole genome shotgun sequence includes the following:
- the LOC101481313 gene encoding zinc-binding protein A33; the protein is MASNVSQSELDCTCPVCCDIFKDPVVLLCGHSFCKYCLEEWWRQSSLQACPVCKEIFPMSRAPRNLALRNLSDNLRRERSQAALASKELCSLHKEKLRLFCQNDQQLICVVCRDAKQHKKHNCVPINEAAEEHRTKIKIEVMHLKSELGTFEAEKLRYDKMANHIKLQAQDTEKTIKGEFQKLYQFLRAEEAGRIDAVRREAALKSQTMNLKIVNMTAEISSLRDKIKTLEGEMKAGDMAFMMNIESTMERSQCTLSDPVTPSGALIDEAKHLGKLLFSVWIKMKTLIQYTPVVMDPNTCSQGMTVSEHLTSLTSCDSTLFPENPERLDGSDILGYEGFSSGKHSWDVEVDGYWTVGVAARTSVSYSKKIWGIYVCICAKILFELTPEDIDKQVMEDSFPQKVRVNLDYDKGILSFFDLGRKVPVCTIRYTFTEKLFPYFRGKTKILPPELSVGITQVK